From the genome of Salvelinus fontinalis isolate EN_2023a chromosome 20, ASM2944872v1, whole genome shotgun sequence, one region includes:
- the ppm1ab gene encoding protein phosphatase, Mg2+/Mn2+ dependent, 1Ab, which produces MGAFLDKPKMEKFNAHGEGNGLRYGLSSMQGWRVEMEDTHTAVIGLPHGLNPWSFFAVYDGHAGSQVARYCCEHLLEHITSNPDFRGGGAGPGGGEEGRAILDRHGPEPSVESVKSGIRTGFLQIDEQMRAISERKHGADRSGSTAVGVMISPRHMYFINCGDSRALLSRGGRVHFFTLDHKPSNPLEKERIQNAGGSVMIQRVNGSLAVSRALGDFDYKCVHGKGPTEQLVSPEPEVYEIERSEAEDEFVVLACDGIWDVMANEELCDFVRLRLEVTEDLERVCNEIVDTCLYKGSRDNMSVVLVCFPGAPKISQEAVKRQAELDKYLQSRVEGGASKKK; this is translated from the exons ATGGGGGCATTTTTGGACAAGCCAAAGATGGAGAAGTTCAATGCCCACGGAGAAGGAAATGGCCTACGCTATGGCCTGAGCAGCATGCAGGGCTGGCGGGTAGAGATGGAGGATACACACACGGCTGTCATTGGCCTGCCCCATGGCCTCAACCCCTGGTCCTTTTTTGCCGTGTATGACGGCCATGCTGGCTCTCAGGTGGCCCGCTACTGCTGCGAGCACTTGCTAGAGCACATCACCAGCAACCCAGATTTCAGGGGTGGGGGTGCAGGACCAGGAGGTGGAGAAGAGGGCAGGGCAATTCTGGACAGGCATGGACCAGAGCCATCTGTGGAGAGTGTGAAGAGTGGCATTCGCACTGGCTTCCTGCAGATTGATGAGCAGATGCGAGCTATCTCGGAGCGTAAGCATGGTGCGGACCGCAGCGGCTCTACTGCAGTGGGAGTCATGATCTCACCTCGCCACATGTACTTCATCAATTGTGGCGACTCACGGGCACTCCTCAGCAGGGGAGGCCGCGTCCATTTCTTTACGCTGGATCACAAGCCCAGCAATCCATTGGAAAAGGAGCGCATCCAGAATGCCGGTGGCTCTGTCATGATTCAACGTGTTAATGGATCACTAGCTGTGTCTCGGGCCCTTGGTGACTTTGACTATAAATGTGTACATGGCAAGGGCCCCACAGAGCAGCTTGTGTCGCCTGAGCCAGAGGTGTATGAGATTGAAAGATCTGAGGCGGAGGACGAGTTTGTTGTGTTGGCGTGTGATGGTATCTGGGACGTGATGGCCAATGAGGAGCTATGTGACTTTGTGCGTTTACGTCTAGAGGTGACAGAGGACTTGGAGAGAGTGTGCAATGAGATTGTTGACACATGTTTATACAAG GGAAGCCGGGACAACATGAGTGTGGTGCTGGTGTGTTTCCCTGGTGCTCCCAAGATCTCGCAAGAAGCTGTGAAGAGACAGGCAGAGCTGGATAAGTACCTGCAGAGCAGGGTAGAAGGTGGAGCATCTAAAAAGAAATGA